The Nerophis ophidion isolate RoL-2023_Sa linkage group LG07, RoL_Noph_v1.0, whole genome shotgun sequence genome contains a region encoding:
- the LOC133556010 gene encoding uncharacterized protein LOC133556010 isoform X19, with translation MLCPAFLQASLLLCLIQQTLQGGVKPQGVSWGRVVPARGVGIGSKIKGVHGALGALGSRYANKPLKAGIGHYPVTSPLGVGGYRPLGLGNVPARLPSGYGTHRVYGAGLGTGLPLGHGHANGHGLGHGGKRVYGGGPLTGYGPSPGLGYPAVRPGYGQGNFLGGGLVPGAYGPALGQGAYLGAGGKLGAALGHGGYTKGPTGVSTGYGNGAAGYANGGAGFLGAQAGNGYGHGNGYGNPYGAASHTGGYAGQPQVPYGGLGAGLDPAAGKYAGPQGPYAGAPVAPARLEGDGGYPYAAQPIGLSGDGSKSASKHGAAYGTPQAGALYGTPQAGAAYGTPQAGAAYGTPQAGAAYGTPQAGYGQQLGASQEALGQQAGKYGAGTGPLAGGYKG, from the exons ATGCTGTGTCCAGCTTTTCTTCAAGCCTCGCTGCTCCTCTGCCTCATTCAGCAAACGCTGCAGGGCG GTGTGAAACCTCAGGGTGTGTCCTGGGGGAGAGTGGTGCCAGCCAGAG GTGTTGGCATTGGATCTAAAATAAAAGGAG TGCACGGTGCCCTGGGAGCTCTGGGCAGCAGATATGCCAACAAACCTTTGAAAGCTGGAA TTGGGCATTACCCGGTGACCAGTCCACTTGGAGTTG GAGGCTACAGACCTCTTGGACTGGGAAATGTACCTGCACGGCTACCTAGTGGCTATGGAACCCACAGAGTCTACG GGGCCGGTCTTGGCACAGGATTACCACTTGGACATGGACATGCAAATGGACATGGCCTGGGCCACGGAGGCAAACGTG TTTATGGTGGTGGCCCTCTAACAG GATACGGACCTTCACCTGGCTTGGGCTACCCTGCGGTCAGACCAG GTTATGGTCAAGGGAATTTTCTTGGAGGAGGCCTGGTACCGGGGGCTTATGGACCAG CTTTAGGCCAGGGAGCCTACTTGGGAGCAGGCGGTAAACTTGGAG CTGCTCTTGGTCACGGAGGATATACCAAAGGTCCTACCGGTGTGTCAACAG GTTATGGTAACGGCGCTGCAGGTTATGCCAACGGTGGCGCAGGGTTCCTCGGTGCTCAGGCAGGCAACGGCTACG GTCATGGGAACGGTTATGGCAATCCTTATGGAGCTG CTTCGCATACAGGAGGCTACGCTGGACAGCCTCAGGTACCATACG GAGGACTTGGCGCTGGACTAGACCCAGCTGCTGGAAAATATG CTGGACCTCAGGGCCCATACGCTGGCGCTCCTGTGGCTCCTGCCCGACTTGAAG GAGATGGCGGCTATCCATACGCTGCTCAACCTATCGGCCTCAGCGGTGACGGCAGCAAAAGCGCCAGCAAACACG GTGCAGCATACGGCACTCCACAAGCAG GTGCACTATACGGCACTCCACAAGCAG GTGCAGCATACGGCACTCCACAAGCAG GTGCAGCATACGGCACTCCACAAGCAG GTGCAGCATACGGCACTCCACAAGCAG GCTACGGGCAACAGCTAGGTGCAAGTCAAGAAGCGTTGG GACAGCAAGCCGGTAAATATGGTGCAGGAACCGGACCGCTTGCAGGTGGATACAAAG GCTGA
- the LOC133556010 gene encoding translation initiation factor IF-2 isoform X1 yields MAVVICRRGVNTFLHDDMSLSGVSAADVGGLEKATQGQAAQDGKRAKSGALGAPLGGPEGTLGVERSNKERGSALGPTAPELDTDSSFAPAVLVTGIETKSLDPKLEPNLGAQSLGLAVSSTPAGVTLDPLFLKRKISASHGATRPSGVAPKPESLDQDKLRTIDASYPAQNGRGNEASRLQRWKIINCGSSRNLGHHLARATPQAPRPETFDLLPAPDANPLARLRATRIMLAPEQKRRDVLGIPAQNSNEWKISGTSSKQPSNLQTQEVQRSSIPLTPQAGLGVGGGQEGYGQGNFLGGGLVPGAYGPALGQGAYLGAGGKLGAALGHGGYTKGPTGVSTGYGNGAAGYANGGAGFLGAQAGNGYGHGNGYGNPYGAASHTGGYAGQPQVPYGGLGAGLDPAAGKYAGPQGPYAGAPVAPARLEGDGGYPYAAQPIGLSGDGSKSASKHGAAYGTPQAGALYGTPQAGAAYGTPQAGAAYGTPQAGAAYGTPQAGYGQQLGASQEALGQQAGKYGAGTGPLAGGYKG; encoded by the exons ATGGCCGTCGTTATTTGTCGTCGTGGGGTGaacacttttttgcatgatgatATGTCCCTGTCAGGTGTGTCTGCGGCAGATGTGGGAGGATTGGAGAAGGCTACGCAAGGCCAAGCTGCTCAGGATGGCAAGAGAGCAAAAAGTGGAGCCCTTGGTGCCCCATTGGGAGGTCCAGAAGGAACTCTTGGAGTTGAAAGGTCCAACAAGGAGAGAGGAAGTGCACTCGGCCCTACAGCTCCTGAATTAGATACAGACAGTAGCTTTGCACCTGCTGTCCTGGTGACTGGAATAGAAACTAAAAGCCTCGACCCGAAACTTGAGCCAAACTTGGGGGCCCAAAGTCTTGGTCTGGCTGTGTCCTCCACACCAGCAGGGGTCACTCTTGatcctttatttttaaaaagaaagATCAGCGCAAGTCATGGAGCCACACGGCCCTCTGGAGTAGCCCCAAAACCGGAGTCTTTAGATCAAGACAAGCTCAGAACCATCGATGCGTCTTACCCTGCACAGAACGGCAGAGGCAATGAGGCATCTCGTCTACAGCGCTGGAAAATCATCAACTGTGGATCCTCCAGGAATTTGGGACACCATCTTGCCCGTGCTACTCCTCAAGCACCAAGACCTGAAACATTTGATCTTTTACCAGCCCCAGACGCCAATCCATTAGCTCGCTTGCGAGCTACCAGAATCATGTTAGCTCCCGAACAGAAGAGGCGAGATGTCCTTGGGATCCCGGCTCAAAACTCCAATGAATGGAAAATCAGTGGGACTTCAAGCAAACAACCGTCAAATCTTCAAACACAGGAAGTGCAAAGAAGTAGTATACCTTTGACACCACAGGCAGGTTTAGGTGTCGGTGGAGGGCAGGAAG GTTATGGTCAAGGGAATTTTCTTGGAGGAGGCCTGGTACCGGGGGCTTATGGACCAG CTTTAGGCCAGGGAGCCTACTTGGGAGCAGGCGGTAAACTTGGAG CTGCTCTTGGTCACGGAGGATATACCAAAGGTCCTACCGGTGTGTCAACAG GTTATGGTAACGGCGCTGCAGGTTATGCCAACGGTGGCGCAGGGTTCCTCGGTGCTCAGGCAGGCAACGGCTACG GTCATGGGAACGGTTATGGCAATCCTTATGGAGCTG CTTCGCATACAGGAGGCTACGCTGGACAGCCTCAGGTACCATACG GAGGACTTGGCGCTGGACTAGACCCAGCTGCTGGAAAATATG CTGGACCTCAGGGCCCATACGCTGGCGCTCCTGTGGCTCCTGCCCGACTTGAAG GAGATGGCGGCTATCCATACGCTGCTCAACCTATCGGCCTCAGCGGTGACGGCAGCAAAAGCGCCAGCAAACACG GTGCAGCATACGGCACTCCACAAGCAG GTGCACTATACGGCACTCCACAAGCAG GTGCAGCATACGGCACTCCACAAGCAG GTGCAGCATACGGCACTCCACAAGCAG GTGCAGCATACGGCACTCCACAAGCAG GCTACGGGCAACAGCTAGGTGCAAGTCAAGAAGCGTTGG GACAGCAAGCCGGTAAATATGGTGCAGGAACCGGACCGCTTGCAGGTGGATACAAAG GCTGA
- the LOC133556010 gene encoding translation initiation factor IF-2 isoform X9 — translation MAVVICRRGVNTFLHDDMSLSGVSAADVGGLEKATQGQAAQDGKRAKSGALGAPLGGPEGTLGVERSNKERGSALGPTAPELDTDSSFAPAVLVTGIETKSLDPKLEPNLGAQSLGLAVSSTPAGVTLDPLFLKRKISASHGATRPSGVAPKPESLDQDKLRTIDASYPAQNGRGNEASRLQRWKIINCGSSRNLGHHLARATPQAPRPETFDLLPAPDANPLARLRATRIMLAPEQKRRDVLGIPAQNSNEWKISGTSSKQPSNLQTQEVQRSSIPLTPQAGLGVGGGQEGYGQGNFLGGGLVPGAYGPALGQGAYLGAGGKLGAALGHGGYTKGPTGVSTGYGNGAAGYANGGAGFLGAQAGNGYGHGNGYGNPYGAASHTGGYAGQPQVPYGGLGAGLDPAAGKYAGPQGPYAGAPVAPARLEGDGGYPYAAQPIGLSGDGSKSASKHGAAYGTPQAGAAYGTPQAGAAYGTPQAGAAYGTPQAGQQAGKYGAGTGPLAGGYKG, via the exons ATGGCCGTCGTTATTTGTCGTCGTGGGGTGaacacttttttgcatgatgatATGTCCCTGTCAGGTGTGTCTGCGGCAGATGTGGGAGGATTGGAGAAGGCTACGCAAGGCCAAGCTGCTCAGGATGGCAAGAGAGCAAAAAGTGGAGCCCTTGGTGCCCCATTGGGAGGTCCAGAAGGAACTCTTGGAGTTGAAAGGTCCAACAAGGAGAGAGGAAGTGCACTCGGCCCTACAGCTCCTGAATTAGATACAGACAGTAGCTTTGCACCTGCTGTCCTGGTGACTGGAATAGAAACTAAAAGCCTCGACCCGAAACTTGAGCCAAACTTGGGGGCCCAAAGTCTTGGTCTGGCTGTGTCCTCCACACCAGCAGGGGTCACTCTTGatcctttatttttaaaaagaaagATCAGCGCAAGTCATGGAGCCACACGGCCCTCTGGAGTAGCCCCAAAACCGGAGTCTTTAGATCAAGACAAGCTCAGAACCATCGATGCGTCTTACCCTGCACAGAACGGCAGAGGCAATGAGGCATCTCGTCTACAGCGCTGGAAAATCATCAACTGTGGATCCTCCAGGAATTTGGGACACCATCTTGCCCGTGCTACTCCTCAAGCACCAAGACCTGAAACATTTGATCTTTTACCAGCCCCAGACGCCAATCCATTAGCTCGCTTGCGAGCTACCAGAATCATGTTAGCTCCCGAACAGAAGAGGCGAGATGTCCTTGGGATCCCGGCTCAAAACTCCAATGAATGGAAAATCAGTGGGACTTCAAGCAAACAACCGTCAAATCTTCAAACACAGGAAGTGCAAAGAAGTAGTATACCTTTGACACCACAGGCAGGTTTAGGTGTCGGTGGAGGGCAGGAAG GTTATGGTCAAGGGAATTTTCTTGGAGGAGGCCTGGTACCGGGGGCTTATGGACCAG CTTTAGGCCAGGGAGCCTACTTGGGAGCAGGCGGTAAACTTGGAG CTGCTCTTGGTCACGGAGGATATACCAAAGGTCCTACCGGTGTGTCAACAG GTTATGGTAACGGCGCTGCAGGTTATGCCAACGGTGGCGCAGGGTTCCTCGGTGCTCAGGCAGGCAACGGCTACG GTCATGGGAACGGTTATGGCAATCCTTATGGAGCTG CTTCGCATACAGGAGGCTACGCTGGACAGCCTCAGGTACCATACG GAGGACTTGGCGCTGGACTAGACCCAGCTGCTGGAAAATATG CTGGACCTCAGGGCCCATACGCTGGCGCTCCTGTGGCTCCTGCCCGACTTGAAG GAGATGGCGGCTATCCATACGCTGCTCAACCTATCGGCCTCAGCGGTGACGGCAGCAAAAGCGCCAGCAAACACG GTGCAGCATACGGCACTCCACAAGCAG GTGCAGCATACGGCACTCCACAAGCAG GTGCAGCATACGGCACTCCACAAGCAG GTGCAGCATACGGCACTCCACAAGCAG GACAGCAAGCCGGTAAATATGGTGCAGGAACCGGACCGCTTGCAGGTGGATACAAAG GCTGA
- the LOC133556010 gene encoding translation initiation factor IF-2 isoform X12: MAVVICRRGVNTFLHDDMSLSGVSAADVGGLEKATQGQAAQDGKRAKSGALGAPLGGPEGTLGVERSNKERGSALGPTAPELDTDSSFAPAVLVTGIETKSLDPKLEPNLGAQSLGLAVSSTPAGVTLDPLFLKRKISASHGATRPSGVAPKPESLDQDKLRTIDASYPAQNGRGNEASRLQRWKIINCGSSRNLGHHLARATPQAPRPETFDLLPAPDANPLARLRATRIMLAPEQKRRDVLGIPAQNSNEWKISGTSSKQPSNLQTQEVQRSSIPLTPQAGLGVGGGQEGYGQGNFLGGGLVPGAYGPALGQGAYLGAGGKLGAALGHGGYTKGPTGVSTGYGNGAAGYANGGAGFLGAQAGNGYGHGNGYGNPYGAASHTGGYAGQPQVPYGGLGAGLDPAAGKYAGPQGPYAGAPVAPARLEGDGGYPYAAQPIGLSGDGSKSASKHGAAYGTPQAGAAYGTPQAGAAYGTPQAGQQAGKYGAGTGPLAGGYKG, translated from the exons ATGGCCGTCGTTATTTGTCGTCGTGGGGTGaacacttttttgcatgatgatATGTCCCTGTCAGGTGTGTCTGCGGCAGATGTGGGAGGATTGGAGAAGGCTACGCAAGGCCAAGCTGCTCAGGATGGCAAGAGAGCAAAAAGTGGAGCCCTTGGTGCCCCATTGGGAGGTCCAGAAGGAACTCTTGGAGTTGAAAGGTCCAACAAGGAGAGAGGAAGTGCACTCGGCCCTACAGCTCCTGAATTAGATACAGACAGTAGCTTTGCACCTGCTGTCCTGGTGACTGGAATAGAAACTAAAAGCCTCGACCCGAAACTTGAGCCAAACTTGGGGGCCCAAAGTCTTGGTCTGGCTGTGTCCTCCACACCAGCAGGGGTCACTCTTGatcctttatttttaaaaagaaagATCAGCGCAAGTCATGGAGCCACACGGCCCTCTGGAGTAGCCCCAAAACCGGAGTCTTTAGATCAAGACAAGCTCAGAACCATCGATGCGTCTTACCCTGCACAGAACGGCAGAGGCAATGAGGCATCTCGTCTACAGCGCTGGAAAATCATCAACTGTGGATCCTCCAGGAATTTGGGACACCATCTTGCCCGTGCTACTCCTCAAGCACCAAGACCTGAAACATTTGATCTTTTACCAGCCCCAGACGCCAATCCATTAGCTCGCTTGCGAGCTACCAGAATCATGTTAGCTCCCGAACAGAAGAGGCGAGATGTCCTTGGGATCCCGGCTCAAAACTCCAATGAATGGAAAATCAGTGGGACTTCAAGCAAACAACCGTCAAATCTTCAAACACAGGAAGTGCAAAGAAGTAGTATACCTTTGACACCACAGGCAGGTTTAGGTGTCGGTGGAGGGCAGGAAG GTTATGGTCAAGGGAATTTTCTTGGAGGAGGCCTGGTACCGGGGGCTTATGGACCAG CTTTAGGCCAGGGAGCCTACTTGGGAGCAGGCGGTAAACTTGGAG CTGCTCTTGGTCACGGAGGATATACCAAAGGTCCTACCGGTGTGTCAACAG GTTATGGTAACGGCGCTGCAGGTTATGCCAACGGTGGCGCAGGGTTCCTCGGTGCTCAGGCAGGCAACGGCTACG GTCATGGGAACGGTTATGGCAATCCTTATGGAGCTG CTTCGCATACAGGAGGCTACGCTGGACAGCCTCAGGTACCATACG GAGGACTTGGCGCTGGACTAGACCCAGCTGCTGGAAAATATG CTGGACCTCAGGGCCCATACGCTGGCGCTCCTGTGGCTCCTGCCCGACTTGAAG GAGATGGCGGCTATCCATACGCTGCTCAACCTATCGGCCTCAGCGGTGACGGCAGCAAAAGCGCCAGCAAACACG GTGCAGCATACGGCACTCCACAAGCAG GTGCAGCATACGGCACTCCACAAGCAG GTGCAGCATACGGCACTCCACAAGCAG GACAGCAAGCCGGTAAATATGGTGCAGGAACCGGACCGCTTGCAGGTGGATACAAAG GCTGA
- the LOC133556010 gene encoding translation initiation factor IF-2 isoform X8 yields MAVVICRRGVNTFLHDDMSLSGVSAADVGGLEKATQGQAAQDGKRAKSGALGAPLGGPEGTLGVERSNKERGSALGPTAPELDTDSSFAPAVLVTGIETKSLDPKLEPNLGAQSLGLAVSSTPAGVTLDPLFLKRKISASHGATRPSGVAPKPESLDQDKLRTIDASYPAQNGRGNEASRLQRWKIINCGSSRNLGHHLARATPQAPRPETFDLLPAPDANPLARLRATRIMLAPEQKRRDVLGIPAQNSNEWKISGTSSKQPSNLQTQEVQRSSIPLTPQAGLGVGGGQEGYGQGNFLGGGLVPGAYGPALGQGAYLGAGGKLGAALGHGGYTKGPTGVSTGYGNGAAGYANGGAGFLGAQAGNGYGHGNGYGNPYGAASHTGGYAGQPQVPYGGLGAGLDPAAGKYAGPQGPYAGAPVAPARLEGDGGYPYAAQPIGLSGDGSKSASKHGAAYGTPQAGALYGTPQAGAAYGTPQAGAAYGTPQAGQQAGKYGAGTGPLAGGYKG; encoded by the exons ATGGCCGTCGTTATTTGTCGTCGTGGGGTGaacacttttttgcatgatgatATGTCCCTGTCAGGTGTGTCTGCGGCAGATGTGGGAGGATTGGAGAAGGCTACGCAAGGCCAAGCTGCTCAGGATGGCAAGAGAGCAAAAAGTGGAGCCCTTGGTGCCCCATTGGGAGGTCCAGAAGGAACTCTTGGAGTTGAAAGGTCCAACAAGGAGAGAGGAAGTGCACTCGGCCCTACAGCTCCTGAATTAGATACAGACAGTAGCTTTGCACCTGCTGTCCTGGTGACTGGAATAGAAACTAAAAGCCTCGACCCGAAACTTGAGCCAAACTTGGGGGCCCAAAGTCTTGGTCTGGCTGTGTCCTCCACACCAGCAGGGGTCACTCTTGatcctttatttttaaaaagaaagATCAGCGCAAGTCATGGAGCCACACGGCCCTCTGGAGTAGCCCCAAAACCGGAGTCTTTAGATCAAGACAAGCTCAGAACCATCGATGCGTCTTACCCTGCACAGAACGGCAGAGGCAATGAGGCATCTCGTCTACAGCGCTGGAAAATCATCAACTGTGGATCCTCCAGGAATTTGGGACACCATCTTGCCCGTGCTACTCCTCAAGCACCAAGACCTGAAACATTTGATCTTTTACCAGCCCCAGACGCCAATCCATTAGCTCGCTTGCGAGCTACCAGAATCATGTTAGCTCCCGAACAGAAGAGGCGAGATGTCCTTGGGATCCCGGCTCAAAACTCCAATGAATGGAAAATCAGTGGGACTTCAAGCAAACAACCGTCAAATCTTCAAACACAGGAAGTGCAAAGAAGTAGTATACCTTTGACACCACAGGCAGGTTTAGGTGTCGGTGGAGGGCAGGAAG GTTATGGTCAAGGGAATTTTCTTGGAGGAGGCCTGGTACCGGGGGCTTATGGACCAG CTTTAGGCCAGGGAGCCTACTTGGGAGCAGGCGGTAAACTTGGAG CTGCTCTTGGTCACGGAGGATATACCAAAGGTCCTACCGGTGTGTCAACAG GTTATGGTAACGGCGCTGCAGGTTATGCCAACGGTGGCGCAGGGTTCCTCGGTGCTCAGGCAGGCAACGGCTACG GTCATGGGAACGGTTATGGCAATCCTTATGGAGCTG CTTCGCATACAGGAGGCTACGCTGGACAGCCTCAGGTACCATACG GAGGACTTGGCGCTGGACTAGACCCAGCTGCTGGAAAATATG CTGGACCTCAGGGCCCATACGCTGGCGCTCCTGTGGCTCCTGCCCGACTTGAAG GAGATGGCGGCTATCCATACGCTGCTCAACCTATCGGCCTCAGCGGTGACGGCAGCAAAAGCGCCAGCAAACACG GTGCAGCATACGGCACTCCACAAGCAG GTGCACTATACGGCACTCCACAAGCAG GTGCAGCATACGGCACTCCACAAGCAG GTGCAGCATACGGCACTCCACAAGCAG GACAGCAAGCCGGTAAATATGGTGCAGGAACCGGACCGCTTGCAGGTGGATACAAAG GCTGA
- the LOC133556010 gene encoding translation initiation factor IF-2 isoform X4 has translation MAVVICRRGVNTFLHDDMSLSGVSAADVGGLEKATQGQAAQDGKRAKSGALGAPLGGPEGTLGVERSNKERGSALGPTAPELDTDSSFAPAVLVTGIETKSLDPKLEPNLGAQSLGLAVSSTPAGVTLDPLFLKRKISASHGATRPSGVAPKPESLDQDKLRTIDASYPAQNGRGNEASRLQRWKIINCGSSRNLGHHLARATPQAPRPETFDLLPAPDANPLARLRATRIMLAPEQKRRDVLGIPAQNSNEWKISGTSSKQPSNLQTQEVQRSSIPLTPQAGLGVGGGQEGYGQGNFLGGGLVPGAYGPALGQGAYLGAGGKLGAALGHGGYTKGPTGVSTGYGNGAAGYANGGAGFLGAQAGNGYGHGNGYGNPYGAASHTGGYAGQPQVPYGGLGAGLDPAAGKYAGPQGPYAGAPVAPARLEGDGGYPYAAQPIGLSGDGSKSASKHGAAYGTPQAGAAYGTPQAGAAYGTPQAGAAYGTPQAGYGQQLGASQEALGQQAGKYGAGTGPLAGGYKG, from the exons ATGGCCGTCGTTATTTGTCGTCGTGGGGTGaacacttttttgcatgatgatATGTCCCTGTCAGGTGTGTCTGCGGCAGATGTGGGAGGATTGGAGAAGGCTACGCAAGGCCAAGCTGCTCAGGATGGCAAGAGAGCAAAAAGTGGAGCCCTTGGTGCCCCATTGGGAGGTCCAGAAGGAACTCTTGGAGTTGAAAGGTCCAACAAGGAGAGAGGAAGTGCACTCGGCCCTACAGCTCCTGAATTAGATACAGACAGTAGCTTTGCACCTGCTGTCCTGGTGACTGGAATAGAAACTAAAAGCCTCGACCCGAAACTTGAGCCAAACTTGGGGGCCCAAAGTCTTGGTCTGGCTGTGTCCTCCACACCAGCAGGGGTCACTCTTGatcctttatttttaaaaagaaagATCAGCGCAAGTCATGGAGCCACACGGCCCTCTGGAGTAGCCCCAAAACCGGAGTCTTTAGATCAAGACAAGCTCAGAACCATCGATGCGTCTTACCCTGCACAGAACGGCAGAGGCAATGAGGCATCTCGTCTACAGCGCTGGAAAATCATCAACTGTGGATCCTCCAGGAATTTGGGACACCATCTTGCCCGTGCTACTCCTCAAGCACCAAGACCTGAAACATTTGATCTTTTACCAGCCCCAGACGCCAATCCATTAGCTCGCTTGCGAGCTACCAGAATCATGTTAGCTCCCGAACAGAAGAGGCGAGATGTCCTTGGGATCCCGGCTCAAAACTCCAATGAATGGAAAATCAGTGGGACTTCAAGCAAACAACCGTCAAATCTTCAAACACAGGAAGTGCAAAGAAGTAGTATACCTTTGACACCACAGGCAGGTTTAGGTGTCGGTGGAGGGCAGGAAG GTTATGGTCAAGGGAATTTTCTTGGAGGAGGCCTGGTACCGGGGGCTTATGGACCAG CTTTAGGCCAGGGAGCCTACTTGGGAGCAGGCGGTAAACTTGGAG CTGCTCTTGGTCACGGAGGATATACCAAAGGTCCTACCGGTGTGTCAACAG GTTATGGTAACGGCGCTGCAGGTTATGCCAACGGTGGCGCAGGGTTCCTCGGTGCTCAGGCAGGCAACGGCTACG GTCATGGGAACGGTTATGGCAATCCTTATGGAGCTG CTTCGCATACAGGAGGCTACGCTGGACAGCCTCAGGTACCATACG GAGGACTTGGCGCTGGACTAGACCCAGCTGCTGGAAAATATG CTGGACCTCAGGGCCCATACGCTGGCGCTCCTGTGGCTCCTGCCCGACTTGAAG GAGATGGCGGCTATCCATACGCTGCTCAACCTATCGGCCTCAGCGGTGACGGCAGCAAAAGCGCCAGCAAACACG GTGCAGCATACGGCACTCCACAAGCAG GTGCAGCATACGGCACTCCACAAGCAG GTGCAGCATACGGCACTCCACAAGCAG GTGCAGCATACGGCACTCCACAAGCAG GCTACGGGCAACAGCTAGGTGCAAGTCAAGAAGCGTTGG GACAGCAAGCCGGTAAATATGGTGCAGGAACCGGACCGCTTGCAGGTGGATACAAAG GCTGA
- the LOC133556010 gene encoding translation initiation factor IF-2 isoform X5 yields the protein MAVVICRRGVNTFLHDDMSLSGVSAADVGGLEKATQGQAAQDGKRAKSGALGAPLGGPEGTLGVERSNKERGSALGPTAPELDTDSSFAPAVLVTGIETKSLDPKLEPNLGAQSLGLAVSSTPAGVTLDPLFLKRKISASHGATRPSGVAPKPESLDQDKLRTIDASYPAQNGRGNEASRLQRWKIINCGSSRNLGHHLARATPQAPRPETFDLLPAPDANPLARLRATRIMLAPEQKRRDVLGIPAQNSNEWKISGTSSKQPSNLQTQEVQRSSIPLTPQAGLGVGGGQEGYGQGNFLGGGLVPGAYGPALGQGAYLGAGGKLGAALGHGGYTKGPTGVSTGYGNGAAGYANGGAGFLGAQAGNGYGHGNGYGNPYGAASHTGGYAGQPQVPYGGLGAGLDPAAGKYAGPQGPYAGAPVAPARLEGDGGYPYAAQPIGLSGDGSKSASKHGAAYGTPQAGALYGTPQAGAAYGTPQAGAAYGTPQAGAAYGTPQAGQQAGKYGAGTGPLAGGYKG from the exons ATGGCCGTCGTTATTTGTCGTCGTGGGGTGaacacttttttgcatgatgatATGTCCCTGTCAGGTGTGTCTGCGGCAGATGTGGGAGGATTGGAGAAGGCTACGCAAGGCCAAGCTGCTCAGGATGGCAAGAGAGCAAAAAGTGGAGCCCTTGGTGCCCCATTGGGAGGTCCAGAAGGAACTCTTGGAGTTGAAAGGTCCAACAAGGAGAGAGGAAGTGCACTCGGCCCTACAGCTCCTGAATTAGATACAGACAGTAGCTTTGCACCTGCTGTCCTGGTGACTGGAATAGAAACTAAAAGCCTCGACCCGAAACTTGAGCCAAACTTGGGGGCCCAAAGTCTTGGTCTGGCTGTGTCCTCCACACCAGCAGGGGTCACTCTTGatcctttatttttaaaaagaaagATCAGCGCAAGTCATGGAGCCACACGGCCCTCTGGAGTAGCCCCAAAACCGGAGTCTTTAGATCAAGACAAGCTCAGAACCATCGATGCGTCTTACCCTGCACAGAACGGCAGAGGCAATGAGGCATCTCGTCTACAGCGCTGGAAAATCATCAACTGTGGATCCTCCAGGAATTTGGGACACCATCTTGCCCGTGCTACTCCTCAAGCACCAAGACCTGAAACATTTGATCTTTTACCAGCCCCAGACGCCAATCCATTAGCTCGCTTGCGAGCTACCAGAATCATGTTAGCTCCCGAACAGAAGAGGCGAGATGTCCTTGGGATCCCGGCTCAAAACTCCAATGAATGGAAAATCAGTGGGACTTCAAGCAAACAACCGTCAAATCTTCAAACACAGGAAGTGCAAAGAAGTAGTATACCTTTGACACCACAGGCAGGTTTAGGTGTCGGTGGAGGGCAGGAAG GTTATGGTCAAGGGAATTTTCTTGGAGGAGGCCTGGTACCGGGGGCTTATGGACCAG CTTTAGGCCAGGGAGCCTACTTGGGAGCAGGCGGTAAACTTGGAG CTGCTCTTGGTCACGGAGGATATACCAAAGGTCCTACCGGTGTGTCAACAG GTTATGGTAACGGCGCTGCAGGTTATGCCAACGGTGGCGCAGGGTTCCTCGGTGCTCAGGCAGGCAACGGCTACG GTCATGGGAACGGTTATGGCAATCCTTATGGAGCTG CTTCGCATACAGGAGGCTACGCTGGACAGCCTCAGGTACCATACG GAGGACTTGGCGCTGGACTAGACCCAGCTGCTGGAAAATATG CTGGACCTCAGGGCCCATACGCTGGCGCTCCTGTGGCTCCTGCCCGACTTGAAG GAGATGGCGGCTATCCATACGCTGCTCAACCTATCGGCCTCAGCGGTGACGGCAGCAAAAGCGCCAGCAAACACG GTGCAGCATACGGCACTCCACAAGCAG GTGCACTATACGGCACTCCACAAGCAG GTGCAGCATACGGCACTCCACAAGCAG GTGCAGCATACGGCACTCCACAAGCAG GTGCAGCATACGGCACTCCACAAGCAG GACAGCAAGCCGGTAAATATGGTGCAGGAACCGGACCGCTTGCAGGTGGATACAAAG GCTGA